One segment of Cottoperca gobio chromosome 24, fCotGob3.1, whole genome shotgun sequence DNA contains the following:
- the wdr21 gene encoding LOW QUALITY PROTEIN: WD repeat domain 21 (The sequence of the model RefSeq protein was modified relative to this genomic sequence to represent the inferred CDS: inserted 1 base in 1 codon): MRKWNWREGQRPHRRRGAGQRNGWYRGNRQRATQDEQWSGHNDAGPSFRAPQRRYENQPVSSSSSSSPPSPSSSSSKTSSAAPDLPGFYFDSEKNRYFRLLPGHNNCNPLTREQLQEKEREKEXNKMLAEDEKPRKKAPRTGLNTSLLLQKRHLGMLPENSYCRLVHEVKVSGMRRHKLEIQSTDNSNPNTDNFRLIVGDSACERVFTVNDVSHGGCKYGIMNFSSSSRGSLSVEMCDNLYFTNRKVNSICWASVNYPDSHVLLCLVGAADTPGCVSLLPASLFSNSNPDQPGMLCSFKISSAWSCAWCLNPQFDKTFSTGLSRRVIVKDAETGRTQTYSTGSDVLAQQFALRDPVLFNGCRSGEIFSIDLRQRGRRDQSWKASRFHQESAITSVRVLQDENYLLAADMLGQIKLWDVRVTKPVQEFKGHYNEHAYLPIHVNEPEGLLLAVGQDCYTRLWSLKDGHLLRTIPSPHPAANDLIPSVVFSSKLGGCRGLPGLLMAVKHDLYYFPYNTDYQEGGEQQAGFLGKD; encoded by the exons ATGAGGAAGTGGAACTGGCGAGAAGGGCAGCGACCTCACAGGCGACGAGGTGCTGGTCAACGCAATGGCTGGTACAGAGGCAACCGGCAAAGGGCAACACAGGACGAACAGTG GTCTGGACATAATGATGCAGGGCCATCATTTAGAGCACCTCAGAGAAGATATGAAAACCAGCccgtctcttcctcttcatcttcatctccccCCTCaccctcatcttcctcctctaaGACCAGCAGTGCTGCACCAG ATCTGCCTGGTTTCTATTTTGACTCGGAGAAAAATCGTTACTTCCGCCTGTTGCCCGGACACAACAACTGTAACCCGCTGACCAGAGAGCAGTtgcaggagaaagaaagagagaaag agaataagaTGCTGGCGGAGGATGAAAAGCCTAGAAAA AAAGCACCAAGAACAGGACTGAACACttcgctgctgctgcagaaaagACACCTTGGCATGTTACCTGAGAACTCTTATTGCAG GCTGGTGCATGAGGTGAAGGTCAGTGGAATGAGACGCCACAAACTAGAGATCCAGAGCACGGACAACAGCAACCCCAACACTGACAACTTCAGACTCATAgtg GGGGACTCTGCATGTGAGCGAGTGTTCACAGTCAATGACGTGTCACACGGAGGCTGCAAGTACGGCATCATgaacttcagcagcagcagccggggATCTCTGTCCGTGGAAATGTGCGACAACCTCTACTTCACAAACCGCAAG GTGAACTCCATCTGCTGGGCCTCGGTCAACTACCCAGACTCCCACGTCTT GCTGTGTCTGGTAGGAGCGGCGGACACCCCCGGCTGCGTCAGTTTACTTCCTGCTTCCCTCTTCAGCAACTCCAACCCAG ACCAGCCCGGGATGCTGTGTAGCTTCAAGATATCCTCAGCCTGGTCTTGTGCTTGGTGCCTCAACCCCCAGTTTGACAAGACCTTCAGCACCG GCCTGTCTCGTAGGGTGATAGTAAAAGATGCGGAGACGGGACGAACGCAGACGTACAGCACCGGCAGCGACGTCTTGGCTCAGCAGTTTGCCCTGAGG GACCCTGTGCTGTTCAATGGTTGCCGATCAGGAGAGATCTTCAGCATTGACCTGCGGCAGCGCGGCCGTAGGGATCAGAGCTGGAAGGCAAGCCGCTTCCATCAAGAGTCAGCCATCACCTCCGTACGCGTCCTGCAGGATGAGAACTACCTGCTTGCTGCTGACATGCTGGGCCAG ATTAAGCTGTGGGATGTGCGTGTGACAAAGCCTGTACAGGAGTTCAAAGGGCACTATAATGAGCATGCCTACCTTCCCATCCACGTCAATGAGCCGGAGGGGCTTTTGTTGGCAG TCGGTCAGGATTGCTACACAAGGTTATGGAGCCTAAAAGATGGCCACCTATTAAGGACTATCCCATCACCCCACCCGGCCGCAAACGACCTGATCCCGAGCGTGGTCTTCTCCTCCAAGCTGGGCGGCTGCAGGGGGCTCCCCGGCCTGCTCATGGCCGTCAAACACGACCTTTACTACTTCCCGTACAACACCGACTAccaggaaggaggagagcagcaggcCGGCTTTTTAGGAAAAGACTGA
- the zfyve1 gene encoding zinc finger FYVE domain-containing protein 1, with the protein MSGQGPAVDKGMNTVLGCQESYACGGSDEAAFECDECGSLQCGRCELELHRQERMRNHDRVRIAPGHVPFCDSCKGDSSCPVNGGRLRAVVRCQGCKINLCLDCQKRTHSGVNKRKHPLTPYPPAKAPQDNSVAAGESQMEILKAELEKVFSFILVDEREEMQVKDEDDFVSKLGCGQDELLKVVSIFGNTGEGKSHTLNHTFFLGREVFKTSPTQESCTVGVWAAMDPVHRVVVIDTEGLLGAGANQGQRTRLLLKVLAICDVVIYRTHADRLHDDLFKFLGDASDAYLKHFTKELKATTTRCGLDVPLSTLGPAVIIFHETVHTKLLGSDKPSESVERFLQERFRKLGLFPEAFSSIQYRGTRTYNPPTDFSSLLHSLEQQLDNNTTRSPRSASVIYKALQALSERFSGEIADEHMASNSFFPDEYFTCSSLCLSCGSGCKRSMNHLKEGLDHEAKHRCRYTAQYDNRIYTCKACYEGGKEVIVVPKTTASSDSPWFGLAIYAWSGYVIECPNCAVIYRSRQYWYGNQDPVETVVRTEIQHIWPGSDGFLKDNNNAAQRLLDGVKYISQSVSELSVKPAKAVTSWLTDQIAPTYWKPNSLILKCNKCGVEFQANDTKHHCRACGEGFCDSCSLKTRPVPERGWGLAPVRVCDACFHNRGIPTELLDAALEEEGGTLIARKVGEAVQNTLGAVVGAIDIPLGLVKDAARPTYWVPDQDIHSCSECQREFSPRLSIHHCRACGQGVCGDCSQERRAVPSRGWDHPVRVCNGCNQKPGEL; encoded by the exons ATGAGTGGTCAAGGTCCAGCTGTAGATAAAGGAATGAACACAGTCCTAGGCTGTCAGGAGAGCTACGCCTGTGGGGGTTCAGACGAGGCTGCGTTTGAATGTGATGAATGCGGCAGCCTGCAGTGTGGCCGATGTGAACTGGAGCTCCATCGTCAGGAGCGGATGAGGAACCACGACCGGGTTCGGATTGCACCCGGCCATGTTCCTTTCTGTGACTCCTGCAAAGGTGACAGCAGCTGCCCTGTCAACGGTGGACGGCTCAGAGCGGTGGTACGCTGCCAGGGTTGCAAGATCAACCTGTGTTTGGACTGCCAGAAACGCACTCACAGTGGAGTCAACAAGAGGAAGCACCCTCTGACACCTTACCCCCCTGCCAAAGCTCCCCAGGACAACAGCGTGGCTGCCGGGGAGTCACAGATGGAGATCCTGAAAGCCGAGCTGGAGAAGGTGTTCAGCTTTATATTGGTGGACGAGAGGGAGGAGATGCAG GTGAAGGATGAGGACGACTTTGTGAGCAAGCTGGGCTGCGGGCAGGATGAGCTCCTCAAGGTGGTCTCCATCTTTGGAAACACTGGGGAGGGCAAGTCCCACACCCTGAACCATACATTTTTCCTTGGACGAGAAGTTTTCAAGACCTCACCCACCCAAGAGTCCTGCACCGTGGGTGTGTGGGCAGCCATGGACCCTGTGCATCGGGTGGTAGTCATCGACACAGAAGGACTGCTTGGAGCTG GGGCAAATCAGGGTCAGCGAACACGCCTCCTCCTCAAAGTCCTGGCTATCTGTGATGTGGTCATCTACCGAACCCATGCTGACCGTCTCCATGACGATCTCTTCAAGTTTCTTGGTGATGCATCAGATGCCTACTTGAAGCATTTCACCAAGGAGCTGAAAGCGACTACCACCCGCTGTGGTCTAGACGTCCCGTTGTCAACTCTGGGCCCTGCTGTGATCATCTTCCATGAGACTGTCCACACCAAGTTACTCGGATCAG ACAAACCCTCGGAGTCGGTCGAGCGTTTTCTCCAGGAGCGTTTCAGGAAGCTGGGTCTGTTTCCTGAAGCGTTCAGCTCCATCCAGTACCGTGGAACTCGGACCTACAACCCCCCCACAGACTTCAGCAGTCTGCTGCACAGCCTGGAGCAGCAGCTGGACAACAACACCACCCGCTCGCCACGCTCTGCCAGCGTCATCTACAAGGCTCTGCAG GCCCTGAGCGAGCGCTTCAGCGGAGAGATTGCAGACGAGCACATGGCCAGTAACTCGTTCTTTCCAGATGAGTACTTCACCTGCTCGAGCCTCTGCCTCAGTTGTGG TTCAGGCTGTAAGAGAAGCATGAATCACCTCAAGGAAGGACTCGACCACGAAGCCAAACATCGCTGCCGCTACACTGCACAGTATGACAACCGCATCTACACTTGCAAA GCCTGCTatgagggagggaaggaggtaATAGTGGTTCCCAAAACGACGGCCTCGTCTGATTCACCGTGGTTTGGCTTGGCCATCTACGCCTGGTCTGG GTATGTAATCGAGTGTCCCAACTGTGCAGTGATCTACAGAAGCAGGCAGTACTGGTATGGAAACCAGGACCCAGTGGAAACAGTGGTCAGAACAGAGATCCAGCACATCTGGCCTGGG TCCGACGGTTTTTTGAAAGACAACAACAACGCCGCGCAGAGGTTGCTGGATGGAGTCAAATACATTTCTCAGTCAGTGTCTGAACTCAGCGTCAAGCCTGCCAAAGCAGTCACCTCCTGGCTCACCGACCAGATCGCTCCCACCTACTGGAAACCCAACTCTCTTATCCTG aaatgtaataaatgtggGGTAGAGTTCCAGGCCAACGACACAAAGCACCACTGTCGCGCCTGTGGAGAAGGCTTCTGCGACTCCTGCTCCTTAAAAACCCGGCCGGTCCCGGAGAGGGGCTGGGGCCTCGCACCTGTCCGAGTCTGCGACGCATGTTTCCACAACAGAGGAATCCCGACTG AGTTACTGGATGCTGccttggaggaggagggaggcacCCTGATAGCCAGGAAGGTTGGGGAGGCGGTCCAGAACACTTTAGGAGCAGTAGTCGGTGCCATCGACATACCTCTCG GCCTGGTGAAGGACGCAGCTCGCCCGACCTACTGGGTCCCAGATCAGGACATTCACTCCTGCAGCGAGTGCCAGAGGGAGTTCTCTCCGCGTCTCTCCATCCACCACTGCCGCGCCTGTGGCCAGGGAGTGTGTGGCGACTGCTCACAGGAGCGACGCGCCGTGCCCTCCCGTGGCTGGGACCACCCGGTGAGGGTCTGCAACGGCTGCAACCAAAAACCTGGGGAGCTCTAG
- the pigh gene encoding phosphatidylinositol N-acetylglucosaminyltransferase subunit H — MMEDEAFTDISGKAISLDCQNHSSLCKEFIVSVPKVSIGKVMVYTCCVWLLAYAVFVFTENTAVLSSAIFVTLVGMMLHIHFVKVDHETLLVIGSLGIQLSSSYASGRETTTFIEMSKIKDIVINEAIYMHQIIYYLCVLLKDPSEPNAVSSVVPLFQSSKPRLNCLVKVYKSCQEILSKC; from the exons ATGATGGAAGATGAAGCCTTCACTGACATTAGTGGCAAAGCCATATCTCTGGACTGTCAGAATCACTCCAGCCTTTGCAAGGAGTTCATTGTCAGCGTCCCCAAAGTGTCCATCGGGAAGGTGATGGTGTACACCTGCTGTGTTTGGCTTTTGGCATATGCTGTGTTCGTCTTCACAGAG AACACAGCTGTTCTGTCCAGTGCTATATTCGTCACCCTGGTTGGCATGATGCTTCACATCCACTTTGTGAAGGTAGACCACGAGACCCTGCTTGTCATCGGCTCCTTAGGCATACAGCTGTCCTCCAGCTACGCCTCGGGCCGCGAGACCACCACATTCATTGAGATGAGCAAGATCAAGGATATTGTCATCAATGAAGCTATTTACATG cACCAAATCATCTACTACCTTTGTGTGCTGTTGAAGGACCCTTCAGAACCTAATGCAGTGTCAAGTGTTGTGCCATTGTTTCAG AGTTCAAAGCCAAGGCTGAACTGCTTGGTGAAAGTGTATAAAAGCTGTCAGGAGATTCTTTCAAAGTGCTGA